In Nocardioides nitrophenolicus, the genomic window GTCCGTTGCAACGCCTCTCGGTTGGTGCCGATCCTACTCGGGTCCGCGACTAGGCTCAGGAGAGTGATGGAGATCGAGACGGTCCCCGAGCTGGTCCGGCCCGTGGTGATCGCGGCGTTCGAGGGATGGAACGACGCCGCCGAGTCGGCGACCGCGGTGGTCGACCACCTGATGAAGGCGTGGGACGCCCGGGTCGTCGCGGCGATCGACCCGGAGGAGTTCTACGACTTCCAGGTCAACCGGCCCACCGTCGGCATCGACGAGAACGGCTTCCGCAAGCTGACCTGGCCCAGCACCCACATCGCGGTCGCCTCTCCCCCGGACCTGGACCGCGACGTGATCCTGGTCCGCGGGATCGAGCCCAACATGCGCTGGCGCCAGTTCACCGCCGAGATCCTCGCCACCATCGACGACCTCGGCGGCGAGCTGTTCGTCACCCTCGGCGCCCTGCTCTCCGACAGCCCCCACACGCGGCCGATCCCGGTGTCCGGCTCCACCACCGAGGCGGACCTGATGGACCGGCTGGTCCTCGAGCAGTCGACGTACGAGGGACCGACCGGGATCGTCGGGGTGCTCCAAGACGCCTGCGCCCGGGTCGACATCCCCGCGGTGTCCTACTGGGCCGCGGTCCCCCACTACGTCGCCCAGCCGCCGTGCCCCAAGGCCACCTTGGCGCTGCTCACCCGGCTCGAGGACCTGCTCGAGATCCCGATGCCCCTCGGCGACCTGCCCGACGAGGCGCGGGCCTGGGAGCGCGGGGTCGACGAGCTGGCCGAGGAGGACGAGGACATCGCCGACTACGTCCGCTCGCTGGAGGAGTCGCGCGACACCGCCGACCTCCCCGAGGCGTCCGGCGAGGCGATCGCCCGGGAGTTCGAGCGGTATCTCAAGCGGCGGGGCGAGGAGTCCTAGTCAGCCTCGGGCTGAGCCACGCCGTTGCGGTTTGGTCCCAAACCGCAACTTTTGGCGCCCTCCAGCTGCGGTTTCCGCCCAAACCCGAGGTGGTCTGACCAGCTGCCGCTCGGTGGACGACGGCCCCCGCGCCCGTTCCGACAGGAGCTCCACGCCGGCCGGCGACCGAGCAGCCCGCTTGCGGTTTGGTCCCAAACCGCAACATTCGGCGCCCTCGACCTGCAGTTTCCGCCCAAACGTGAACTGGTCAGACCACCTCAACCGGCCCGCCGATCACCCGACCGACCCGCCAGGACCGACCAACCAGGACCGACCAACCCCCGTACGGCGCCCGCTACAGCGCGAGCCCGAGCGCCGCGTCCAGCACGGGCAGCAGCGTGACGGCCGCCTCGGCGTCACCGGTGTCGGCGAGCCCGTCGGTGCCGAGCGTGGCCCGGACCCAGGCGTCGACGGCGGCGGTGGCCCGCGGCGCGTCGAGGTCGTCGGCCAGCGCCGCGAGGATCTCCTCGACCACCGGCGCGGCCGGCGCCCCCGCACCGAGCGCGAGCGCCCGGCGCCAGGCGGCGACGTCGTCGACGGCCTGCCACAGCTGGGCGTCGGTCCACTCCCAGTCGGTGCGGTAGTGGTGGCGGAGCAGGGCGAGCCGGATCGCCATCGGGTCGATGTCGCTGTTGCGCAGCGCGGAGACGAAGACCAGGTTGCCGAGCGACTTCGACATCTTCTGGCCGTCGTAGGCGACCATCCCGGCGTGCGAGTACACCTTCGCGAACGGCTCGCCCGTCGCCACCTGGACGTGCCCCGCGCACATCTCGTGGTGCGGGAAGACCAGGTCGCTCCCGCCGGCCTGGACCTCGAAGGCGCCACCGAGGTGCTGCAGCGCGATCGCCGCGCACTCGATGTGCCAGCCGGGCCGGCCGGGGCCGAACGGGCTGTCCCAGGACGGCTCGCCCTCGCGCTCGCCGCGCCACACGACGCAGTCGAGCGGGTCCTTCTTGCCGTCGCGGTCGGGGTCGCCGCCGCGCTCGGCGAAGAAGCGGAGCATCGTGTCGCGGTCGTAGTTGGACTCCGCGCCGAAGGCGGGGTCGGCGGCGACGGAGAAGTAGAGGTCCTGGTCGACCCGGTAGATCGAGCCCGCGGCCTCGAGCCGCTCGATCAGCTCGATGACGAGCGGGATCGACTCGACCGCGCCGACGTACTCGACCGGCGGGAGCACCCGCAGTGCCTCCATGTCCTTGCGGAACAGCTCGGTCTCGCGCTCCGCCAGCTCGACCCAGTCGACGCCGACCTTGTCGGCCCGCTCGAGCAGCGGGTCGTCGACGTCGGTGACGTTCTGGACGTAGCGGACGTCGTGTCCGGCGTTGCGCCACGCGCGGTTGAGTAGGTCGAAGGCGACGTAGGTGTTGGCGTGGCCGATGTGCGTGGCGTCGTAGGGGGTGATCCCGCAGACGTACAGGCGCGCGGCGCCGTCGGGGCGGCTCTCGACCTTGCCGCCCGTCGCGGTGTCGTGGAGGACGACCTGGGGGCCGGTGACCGGGAGCACCGGGAGGCCCGGTGCGTTCCATGCGCGCATGCCTTGATGTTAGGGGTTGGCTCTAGAAGGGCGGCCACGGGATCGCCGGCCAGCTCCCCGACGGGCCCGGCAGCACGCCCGCGGCGAGCAGTCGTTCGGTACGCCGCTCCAACGCGCGGATCTCGTGCTCGGCGAGGTGGGTGGCCAGCCGTTCGCCGAGCTCGCCCCGGACCGCGGCCAGCACCGCGGTGACGACCTCGGTCTCCTCGGAGGTGAGCGGCAGCCCCGCCCAGCCCCACAGCACGGTGCGCAGCTTCGGCTCGTGGTGGAAGGCGACGCCGTGGTCGACGCCGTAGCGGTGGCCGCCGGGCATCGCGAGTACATGCCCGCCCTTGCGGTCGGCGTTGTTGACCAGGACGTCGTAGACCGCGAGCCGGCGCAGCGCCGCCGAGTCCTCGTGGACCAGGGTCACCGGGTGGTCGCGCTCGTCGAGCCCCTCGACCACCTCCAGCCAGCCGTCGGGCACCTCGCCGGAGCGGACCAGGGTGACCGCGTCGTCGTCGGGGTCGACCTCCTGCCACTCCTGCACCATGCCCGGGCCGTGGGGTCCCTCGCCCCACCAGGTACGCGGCACCAGGCCCCAGCCGGTGGCCTCGGAGACTGCGTACGCCGCGATCTCGCGGTCGGCGAGGGTGCCGTCGGGGAAGTCCCAGAGCGGCCGCTCCCCCGCGACCGGCTTGTAGACGACCTCGCGTCCGTCGAGCTCGGCGAGGAAGGTGGCATTCGAGGCCGGCATGATCCGGCCGCGGATCTCCAGGCTCACCGGCAGGATCACTGCTCGGTGGGCTCGCGCCGCTTGAACCCGTTGGCGCGCACGCACAGGTGCCCGTCGGGGTCGATCGGCTGGCCGCAGAACGGGCAGGTCGGGCGGCCGGCGCCGACGACGTTCTCGGCCCGGCGGACGAACGCCCGGGCCTGGCCAGGCTCCAGGCGGACCAGCAGCAGCTCGGCCGGGTCCTCGCCGTCGGTGAGCTCGACCGGCTCCTCGCCGACCGGGAACACCTCGACCACGACCCGCTCGTCGTCGGGGTCCCACGACAGGGTCATGGTGCCGGCGCGGAACTCCTCCTCGATCGGCAGCTCCAGCGGCTGGTCGTCGGCGAGCCCGAACGGCGCCATCGCCGGGACGACGCCCTGGGTGCGCCCGTCGGCGATCACCTCGTCGAGCAGCTCGTCGATCCGCTCCGCGAGCGCGATGACCTGCTGCTTCTCCAGCGCGACCGACACCAGCCGGGCGCCGGCCCGGGCCTGCAGGAAGAAGGTGCGACTGCCGGGCTCGCCGACGGTGCCGGCGACGAAGCGCTCGGGCGGGTCGAATCCGTGGACGATCGGCATGCTCCGAGCCTAGTGGTCCACTAGTGGTCCGCCGAGCCAGGACCCGCGCCGCCGCCGACCACGGCGCCCTCGGCCTTCGCCCGCCGCTTGCGGCCCGGCTTCGGGGCCAGCCAGGACAGGTCGCCGTCGTGGGTGTTGCTGGCGAGGACGTAGGGCCGGTCGGGGGCGTACCTGACCACCGACACCGAGGCCGGGTCGACGTTGATCCGCTGGAAGAGGTCCAGGTGCATGCCCAGGGCGTCGGCGAGCACCGACTTGATGATGTCGCCGTGGCTCACCGCCACCCAGACCGCACCCGGGCCGTGCTCCTCGGTGACGGCGGCGTCGATGCGTCGTACGGCGGCCACGGCCCGGTGCTGCATCGCGACCATCGACTCGCCGCCGGGGAACACCGCCGCCGAGGGCTGGCGCTGGACGGTCTGCCACAGCGGCTCGCGCAGCAGCTCCTTGATCGCCCGGCCCTGCCACTCGCCGTAGTCGCACTCGGCGAGCCCCTTCTCCGTGACCGCCCTCGTCACGGCGTGCCCGCGCTCGCGCTGGGCGACCGCGATCGCCTTCGCGGTCTGCTTGCAGCGCTCCTGCGGACTGGTCACCAACGCCGCCAGCGGGACCGTCCCGATCCGGCCGCCGGCCCGCGCTGCCTGCTCGATGCCGAGCTCGTCGAGCCGGACGCCCGGCGTACGGCCCGCGAGCAGGCCGGAGGCGTTCGCGGTGGTCCGGCCGTGGCGGACGAGCAGCAAGGTGGCCATGGCGGGGAGCCTAGCCATAGCGTTGGCGCGTGATCGTCGACAGCGCCGTCTACCGCCAGGGCGTCCGCCTCCCGGTGGACTGCCATCTCCACGACTACGCCGCGCTGCGGGCGGCGGCCAGCGCGGAGCACGACTTCGTCTGGGTCGGGCTGTACGAGCCCAGCCACATCGAGCTCGGCGAGATCGCGAAGGCCTTCGACCTGCACCCGCTCGCCGTCGAGGACGCGGTCGTCGCCCACCAGCGCCCCAAGCTGGAGCGCTACGACAACAGCCTGTTCCTGGTCCTCAAGACGCTCTGGTACGTCGACGAGGACGACGCCGTCGAGACCGGCGAGATCAACGTCTTCATCGGCGCCGACTTCGTGATCACCGTCCGCCACGGCCGCGGATCGGCGCTCAGCGACGCCCGCCACGACCTGGAGAAGAAGCAGGCCGTCCTCGACCACGGCCCCTCGGCCGTGATCTACGCCGTCTGCGACGCCGTCGTCGACGGCTACACCGCGGTCGTCGCGGAGCTGCAGGTCGACGTCGACGAGGTCGAGGCATCGGTCTTCTCCGACAAGCGCACCCAGGACGGCGACCGGATCTACATCCTCAAGCGCGAGCTCTCCGAGGTACGCCGCGCCGTGCTGCCCCTGCGCGAGCCGATGCGCCGCTTCGCCACCGGCGCCGTCGACCTCGTCGAGGCCGAGGCCGCGCCCTTCTTCCGCGACGTCAGCGACCACCTCGCCCAGGCCGCGGAGGAGATCGACACCCTCGACCTGCTGCTGTCGTCGGCGTTCGACGCGCACGTGTCCCGGATCGCCATGCAGCAGAACGACGACATGCGCAAGATCTCGGCGGGCGCGGCGCTGGTCGTCGTGCCGACGCTGATCGCGGGGGTCTACGGCATGAACTTCCGCCACATGCCCGAGCTGGACTGGTCGTTCGGGTACCCGTTCGCGCTGCTGCTGATGGCGTCGACGATGGCGGGGCTGTGGATCTTCTTCAAGAGGTCGGGCTGGTTCTGAACCCGTTGGCCCGGCCTCGGAGTGAGATGCTCGCCTCGTGACCGACTGGGACCAGTTCGTTCGAGAGGTGACGTGGTTCGCCG contains:
- a CDS encoding PAC2 family protein — translated: MEIETVPELVRPVVIAAFEGWNDAAESATAVVDHLMKAWDARVVAAIDPEEFYDFQVNRPTVGIDENGFRKLTWPSTHIAVASPPDLDRDVILVRGIEPNMRWRQFTAEILATIDDLGGELFVTLGALLSDSPHTRPIPVSGSTTEADLMDRLVLEQSTYEGPTGIVGVLQDACARVDIPAVSYWAAVPHYVAQPPCPKATLALLTRLEDLLEIPMPLGDLPDEARAWERGVDELAEEDEDIADYVRSLEESRDTADLPEASGEAIAREFERYLKRRGEES
- the mshC gene encoding cysteine--1-D-myo-inosityl 2-amino-2-deoxy-alpha-D-glucopyranoside ligase, giving the protein MRAWNAPGLPVLPVTGPQVVLHDTATGGKVESRPDGAARLYVCGITPYDATHIGHANTYVAFDLLNRAWRNAGHDVRYVQNVTDVDDPLLERADKVGVDWVELAERETELFRKDMEALRVLPPVEYVGAVESIPLVIELIERLEAAGSIYRVDQDLYFSVAADPAFGAESNYDRDTMLRFFAERGGDPDRDGKKDPLDCVVWRGEREGEPSWDSPFGPGRPGWHIECAAIALQHLGGAFEVQAGGSDLVFPHHEMCAGHVQVATGEPFAKVYSHAGMVAYDGQKMSKSLGNLVFVSALRNSDIDPMAIRLALLRHHYRTDWEWTDAQLWQAVDDVAAWRRALALGAGAPAAPVVEEILAALADDLDAPRATAAVDAWVRATLGTDGLADTGDAEAAVTLLPVLDAALGLAL
- a CDS encoding SCO1664 family protein, whose translation is MSLEIRGRIMPASNATFLAELDGREVVYKPVAGERPLWDFPDGTLADREIAAYAVSEATGWGLVPRTWWGEGPHGPGMVQEWQEVDPDDDAVTLVRSGEVPDGWLEVVEGLDERDHPVTLVHEDSAALRRLAVYDVLVNNADRKGGHVLAMPGGHRYGVDHGVAFHHEPKLRTVLWGWAGLPLTSEETEVVTAVLAAVRGELGERLATHLAEHEIRALERRTERLLAAGVLPGPSGSWPAIPWPPF
- a CDS encoding DUF3090 domain-containing protein; its protein translation is MPIVHGFDPPERFVAGTVGEPGSRTFFLQARAGARLVSVALEKQQVIALAERIDELLDEVIADGRTQGVVPAMAPFGLADDQPLELPIEEEFRAGTMTLSWDPDDERVVVEVFPVGEEPVELTDGEDPAELLLVRLEPGQARAFVRRAENVVGAGRPTCPFCGQPIDPDGHLCVRANGFKRREPTEQ
- a CDS encoding histidine phosphatase family protein is translated as MATLLLVRHGRTTANASGLLAGRTPGVRLDELGIEQAARAGGRIGTVPLAALVTSPQERCKQTAKAIAVAQRERGHAVTRAVTEKGLAECDYGEWQGRAIKELLREPLWQTVQRQPSAAVFPGGESMVAMQHRAVAAVRRIDAAVTEEHGPGAVWVAVSHGDIIKSVLADALGMHLDLFQRINVDPASVSVVRYAPDRPYVLASNTHDGDLSWLAPKPGRKRRAKAEGAVVGGGAGPGSADH
- the corA gene encoding magnesium/cobalt transporter CorA, translated to MIVDSAVYRQGVRLPVDCHLHDYAALRAAASAEHDFVWVGLYEPSHIELGEIAKAFDLHPLAVEDAVVAHQRPKLERYDNSLFLVLKTLWYVDEDDAVETGEINVFIGADFVITVRHGRGSALSDARHDLEKKQAVLDHGPSAVIYAVCDAVVDGYTAVVAELQVDVDEVEASVFSDKRTQDGDRIYILKRELSEVRRAVLPLREPMRRFATGAVDLVEAEAAPFFRDVSDHLAQAAEEIDTLDLLLSSAFDAHVSRIAMQQNDDMRKISAGAALVVVPTLIAGVYGMNFRHMPELDWSFGYPFALLLMASTMAGLWIFFKRSGWF